The Sulfurihydrogenibium sp. genomic interval TATCGTAGAGTTCGTAAATAACATTTTTAACATTTCCCGATAAGAAGGCTTTGGCAACCTTTGCATCTTCCTTGTACTCTTTCATAGATATTTTATCTGCACAAGGACCAGAGCAAAGCCCAAGATGATAATCAAAACATACTAAGCTTCTTTTTGGCAGTGGGTCGCAGGTTCTTAGTTTAAACAGTTTATGAATTAGCTCTTTCATAGCTCTTGCGGTTCTTGCAGGAAGAAAAGGTCCAAAATACTCTCCCTTTATCTCTCCAAACTTTCTGCTGATTTTAACAGTTGGATACTCTTCATCCGTGATAACAAGCATAGGATAACTACTTCCTGATTTTAATCTTACATTACATTTTGGTTTGTACTGTTTGATAAGTTCATTTTCAAGGACGAATGCTTCGTAGTCTGATTTTGTTATTATCCATTCTATACTTGAGCTTTCTTTAAAAATTTTTCTTTCTTTTGGGTCTACTTTTAATTGCTGATAATGATTTTTTAGGCGATTTTTTATATTTACAGCTTTTCCGATGTAAACATATTGCTTTTTACTATCTTTAAACAGATAAACGCCCGGCTCCTCCGGTGCTTTATTTATAAACTCTAATGCCCAATCAAAATTTTTATTCATGATAAATAATTTAACTATTTGGCTTTAAATAGTCAAGTTGATGCATGAGGGTGTTGCAAAAATCCACATCGTCATTCTGCAGCCGGCGAAGAATCTCATTTTTTCTTATTTTAAAAAGAGGAGATCCTTCGGCTTACAGCCTCAGGATGTTCTATGTCTGCTATAGGGGCTTGTTAATAATCTAATTAAAGTACGACACAACCTTAGAACCTTGAAAATCAAGCATCAAACATTACAAATTTGTAATTTTTCACCTTACTTGTTGATAATCAAGCATAAAACATTACAAACTTGTAATCTTTTTGTAATCTTCTTGTAATCTTTAACTATTGATTTTACTTGTTTGTTTGTCATCATTATTGCATTTTTGTTATATCTGGTAGCGCGCGCACGAGATAGATAGAGGAGCACGCGTCTGATTGAATAAACACTATCTCTTAAGCTTAAGAGCTAAATAATGCTTGGCTTTGCTTAGTTATCTAATAACAAAATCAGTGATGCAGTCAAGACTGCATGCGTTAGCATGCACCGTTAGGTTTGGTCTTGACTGCATCACTACTGATTTTGTTAAAATATTTTTTGCAAAGCCAAGCATTATTAGTAATGATTCTTAATATCAATATCTGGGGTTCAATATACGATGACGGAAAGGTAAGCTTACGAGAATTTTGGAACAGTCTTAGTTGATGCATGAGGGCGTTGCAAAATTTTTGTAAATTTACCTTTCCTTGTCATTCTTGAGGTAAATCTGCTTATTCAGAGAGATAATTAAAAAATGGAAAACGGAAAAAGTCTATACCTGCTTTAAAGGGAGCTTCTTATGAAATTTTACAATTGTTTAATAAAAAATTTTTAATCCAGACACAAAATTATTAATAGGTCTCTATGGAAGTGAGAAATCGCCCCCAATCAAATTATTTTAATGAATTTTATCTTGCTTAAATTGCTGTCTTAAAGCTTTTAATTGCTCATGACATGCTTTTAGTTGTTCGTGATTGGTTGCATTAGCTACACAATCTTTAATACTTTGTGGAACGTTTGGATGGTTGCTTAATTCATTCAATAAGTTTTGTTTTCTCATTTCAAAAACTTTTTGTTTCAACTGCTCTCTTTCTTGCTTTTCTTTCTCTTCACAAGCTCTATACTCTTCTTTTGTTTTTGCATTATGTATGCATTGGTCTGCTTCTTGTAGAATTCTTATTCTTTCTTGGTGTGAGTAGCTTTCGATATCTATAACTTTCTGCAAGTTTTGCCCCTGATTTGGAGCTGTTGGCATTGGTTGTGAATTTGGATTTGCTAAAGTTGTACCAAAACCTAATCCTATAAATGCCACTGCTTTTAATAAGCTTTTCTTCATTTTTTTTTCGCCTCCTGACAAAATTATTAGCATTCAAGATACACTTCTTGTATTACAAAACAATTAAATACAGCTTACAAAATTGTAATTTTTCAAAATCTTGAAAAACTATCAAACAATAATAATTTAAAAATTCACTATGTTATAATTTAAAATTGAGACTTTAAAATCAAACGGGGTATTATTTGCTTTCAGAGATTAGAATTAAAAAATTCCTTTATTTAAAAGATGTTGAGATTTCTCTTTCTGATAGACTGAATGTTTTTACCGGTGAGACGGGCGTTGGTAAATCTCTAATCATTGATGCTATATCGTTTGTTCTTGGAGAGAGAGGAAGCTTTGAAGAGAATGATTATGTTGAGCTGATGTTTGAAGCAGACAATCAGTATGCAGAAGATGGAATTTTGATTCTTGCACGGCAGGTAAAAAATGGAAAAAATATATACTATCTAAACGGAAGAAAGGTTGTTAAATCTATCATTGGTGAGATTTCTCAAAACCTTATAGAGATTCACGGACAGCATGCAAGCCAAAAGCTTTTTGATACAGACTATCAAAGAGAAATTTTTGATAAATTTTCAAAAGTAGAAGATAAACTTGAAGAGTTTCAAAAGTTATATTCAGAGTATACAAAAGTCAAAAAAGAGTATGAAGACATTCTATCAAAACAGGCAGAAAATCAAAGAAAGATTGATTTTTTAACATTTCAGATAAACGAGCTTTCATCTGCAAACATAAAGCCGGGAGAAAAACACAAGCTTGAAGAGGAATATAAATATTTATCAAATATAGCACTTATAAAAGAAGTTGTAGAGCTTTCTAAAAGTGTTTTATCAATTCAAGACAACAGCGTTTTATCAAATTTAAGCTTGGTGATAAAAAATATCTCAAAAATTTCTGATTTAAGCGAGAGTTTAAGCAAAGTTTTACAAAATCTTGAAGAAGCTAAAGCTTTAATTGAAGATGCTTTTTATAAGCTTGAAGATACAGATTTTTATGCAGATGATTATAAGCTTAGAGAGGTTGAAGAAAGACTAAATCTTATCAATAACTTAGAGAGAAAGTATCATGTTGAAGCTGATGAGATGTCAAACTTGCTACAGAGTTTAAATGACGAGCTTTCAACACTTATGAGTTTAGAAGACAAACTGCCTGAGCTTGAAGATAGGTTAAAAACATTAGAAAATAAGATTAATCAGTTAGCGGATGAAATATCAAGCATTAGAAAAAGCAAAGTAAGGGAGTTTGAAGACTTAGTGGTTGAAGGTTTAAAGGATTTGGCGTTTAAGACACCTATTTTTAAAGTTAAGATAGAAGAAAAGCCAATAGACAGATACGGAAAAGATAAGATAACTTTTTATTTTTCTGCAAACTTAGGATTTGAACCAAGACCGCTTTCAGAAGTTGCATCCGGCGGTGAAATTTCAAGAATCTCTTTAATATTAAAACTAATATCAAAAAAATCTGTTAAAACGTTAATCTTTGACGAGATAGATACAGGAATTGGCGGAAAAACAGCCATAGAGATGGCTAAAAAATTGAAAGAGCTGTCAAAAGATTTTCAAGTTATTTTAATTACTCATCTTCCACAGATTGCAGTAGTTGGAGATAGACATTTTTACATCAGCAAAGAGATTGAGGATGGTAAAACCGTTGCAAAGGTAAGTCTTCTTGAAGAAGACAGAAGTCATGAAATAGCAAGAATGCTTACAGGAATGATTGATGAAAATTCTTTAAATTTAGCAAAACAGCTTTTGAAAGAAGGAGAGAAATGGACAAGATAGTAATCCATGGTGCAAGACAACATAACTTAAAAAATATAGATTTAGAACTTCCAAAGAATAAATTAATAGTTATTACTGGACCATCAGGCTCCGGAAAATCTTCATTGGCTTTTGATACAATTTATGCAGAAGGTCAAAGAAGATATGTAGAAAGCCTGTCAGCTTATGCAAGACAGTTTCTTGGAGTAATGGAAAAACCTGATGTAGACAGTATAGAAGGACTATCTCCCGCAATAGCAATAGACCAAAAAACCACATCTAAAAATCCACGTTCAACAGTTGGAACAATAACGGAAATTTATGATTATTTAAGACTCTTATTTGCAAGGGTAGGAAAACCACACTGTCCGGAATGTGGGGTTGAAATCTCATCACAATCTGCACAAGAGATATCAGAAAGTATAATGTCTTTGCCGGAGGGAACAAAAATACAGATAATCGCACCAATCATTAGAGGACAAAAAGGGGAGCATAAAGATACCTTAGAAAAGTTAAAAAGGCTTGGATATCCAAGATTAAGAATAGATGGAGAAGTTTATCTTACAGAAGAAGTTCCAAAGCTTGATAAAAACAAAAAACACACAATTGAAGTTGTAATAGATAGAGTTGTTATAAAAGAAGGTTCAAGAACAAGGGTTAATGACTCTGTGGAGCAGGCTTTAAAGCTTTCTGATGGGCTTGCGGTCGTAAATCTTGTAGATGAAGGTAAAGATATTATCTACAGTGAAAAGTTTGCATGTCCTATTCATAACTTCTCCATTCCTGAGCTTTCGCCAAGACTTTTTTCTTTTAACAGTCCTTATGGAGCCTGTCCAACCTGTAAAGGTCTTGGAGTTATTCATAAAATTGATGAAAATCTTTTAATAGATGAAGAAAGAGTAGCCACAGAAGCTTTTAGGATAGCCGAGAATATCTCTTTTAAATACATAAAAGCAATGGTTAGTGATTATTTAACTTTTAATAGAATTCCAAGGCTTAAAAAATTCAAAGAACTACCACAGCATGTAAAAAAAGAGATTCTTTATGGCGGTAGATATTTTGAAGGCGTAATTCCGCATCTTGAAAGAAAATTCTTAGAAACAGATAACGAAAAATACAGAGAAGAAATAGGGAAATACATTAAAGAAATTCAATGTCCAGAGTGTAAAGGTGCAAGGTTAAGAAAAGAAGCTCTAACTGTACTTGTCAACGGCAAGAATATTTACGATGTTGTAAAAATGGATATAGCCAAAGCTTTTGAGTTTTTCCAAGAGTATGAAAGTATACCAAAAACAGAAAAAGAAAAACTAATCTCAGAAAAGATTGTAAAAGAGATAAAAGAAAGATTAAAGTTTTTATTAGATGTTGGACTTGATTATCTAACCCTTGACAGGACAGCCACAACTTTAAGCGGTGGAGAATCTCAAAGAATTAGGCTTGCTACTCAAATAGGCTCTAAATTGTCGGGTGTTTTATACGTTCTTGATGAGCCATCTATAGGACTTCATCCAAGAGATACAGAAAAACTAATCAATACATTAAAAGAGCTTAGAGACCTTGGAAACACTGTCATAGTAGTAGAGCATGACCCGGAGACTATTGAAGAGGCAGATTATATTGTTGATATTGGACCGGGTAGCGGTGTATACGGTGGCTATATTACAGCAGTTGGAACTGTTGAAGAGATAAAAAATAATCCAAATTCATTAACAGGTAAATATTTAAGCGGAAAGCTAAAAATTCCACTACCGGCAAAAAGAAGACCGCCGAATGATGATAAATACTTAATCATTCGTGGTGCAAAAGAGCATAATCTAAAAAATATAGATGTAAAAATTCCACTTGGATTGTTTGTAGCTATCACAGGAATATCAGGAAGTGGCAAATCAACGCTGATATACGATATCTTATGGCAAGCAGCAAAAAATAGATTCCATGGGTCAAATGAATACGTAGGCAAGCATGAAAAAATAGAAGGATGGGAGCATATAGACAAAGTTATAAACGTAGACCAATCACCCATAGGAAGAACGCCAAGGTCAAACCCGGCAACCTACACAAAAGTTTTTGACTTAATAAGAGAGCTTTACGCATCTACTCCTGAGGCAAAAATAAGAGGATACGACCCGGGAAGGTTTTCTTTTAACGTAAAAGGAGGAAGATGTGAAGCATGCCAAGGTGAAGGTGTGGTTAAAATTGAGATGCACTTTCTGCCGGATATATACGTAACCTGTGAAGTCTGCGGTGGAAAAAGATACAACAAAGAAACTTTATCTGTTTTATACAAAGGAAAAAGTATTGCAGATGTTCTTGATATGACAGTTGCGGAAGCTTTAGAATTTTTTGAAAATATACCATCTATCAGAAACAAATTAAAACTTTTGCATGATGTGGGTCTTGATTATATAAAACTTGGACAGCCGGCAACCACGTTAAGCGGTGGAGAAGCTCAAAGAATAAAACTTTCAAGAGAGCTGTCAAAGAGAGATACAGGGAAAACTCTTTACCTGTTAGATGAGCCAACAACAGGCTTACATTCTCATGATGTAGCAAAGCTAATACAGGTTTTAAACAAACTTGTAGAAAAGGGCAACACTGTTGTTGTGATAGAGCATAATCTTGATGTTATAAAGTGTGCAGATTGGATCATAGACCTTGGACCGGAGGGCGGTGATAGGGGTGGCTATATTGTAGCAGAAGGAACGCCAGACATGGTTGCAAACAATGAAACATCTTATACAGGAAAGTTTTTGAAAAAGTATTTAAAGTAAGGAGTAAGAAAATAGGTTGAATAGATACCTTTCATACGTTGGGTGAGAAATTATTTGAATAACAATAAAAGAAAAGATTCTTTAGCTTACAGCTTCAAAATGACAATGTTAATTTTTACAACAATCTTTTAAGAAGGATTCATGTTTTGGGTATTTTGATATAAAATTTACTTCCTTTTCCTACTTGGCTTTCTACCCATACTTTGCCTTTATGGGCTTCTGTGATGTGTTTAACGATGGATAATCCTAAACCTGTTCCGCCGATGTTTCTACTTCTTGATTTATCAACTCTGTAAAATCTTTCAAACACAAGAGGAATTGATTCTGGTGGTATTCCTATACCTGTATCTATGACGCTTATAATGTCATACTTTCCGTCGGTTTTTGCATTTACTTCCACTGTACCGTTTTGAACGTTATATTTTATTGCATTTTCAATTAAATTTTTTAGCGCTATGCTTAATTTTTGTTCGTCTGCATAAACTTCAAAATTTTTAGGAACATTATTTATAAGTTTTATGTTTTTATCTTTTGTTAAATGCTGTAAATCTTCAAAGATATCTTCAACTTGTTTGTATAATAAATACTTTCTCTTGTTTACTAAATCTTCTTGAGATTCAAGTCTTGCAAGTATAAGAAGGTCATTTATGAGAGAGTCCATTTGGTTTATTCTTTTTTTTGCCATGTCTACAAATTTCAGGATGTTAGAATCTTTTATCTCCTCTTCTATTGTTTCCATGGCAGATTTTAAAACAGAGATTGGAGTTTTTAGCTCATGAGATACGTTAGATACAAAATCTTTCTTTGCTTGTTTGTAAATCTCAAATGGTGTTATATCTTGTAAGTGAATTATTTTTTTGCCTTTAATGTGATAGACGTTGACTAAGTATTTACTACTATCTATGTTTACCTCCAACTTTGTGTCTTTGTCGTAATCATGGGAAATTATAGAATAAAGATAATTATCATTTATAACTTCTTTAAAATGCTTACCTTCGTAATCTGGAGTATTTAAAAATCTCTGTGCAAATCTATTTACAAACAAGATATTTTTATTTTCATCAACGACAATGACGCCTTCTTTTAAATAGTCAAGAAAACTTATTAGTATTTCATAATCTAAATGCTGGTCTTTTAGGGTATTACTTTCCATTTTCGTCTAATTCCTGATGTCTTAGCATTTTTCCTTCTTTCATGTAAATAACTTCTTCTGCTAAGTTTGTTGCTATGTCTGCAACTCTTTCTATGTTTTTAACAACGTCTATAAGTCTTAATCCAACTTTTATCGTTGACGGGTCTTCTACCATGTAAGTGTATAACTCTCTTATTATCTGGTCTTCTAATGCATCTATTGTGTCGTCTCTCTTTATTACATCTCTTGCAAGATTTGTATCATTTTCTGCAAAGGCTTTTATTGCATCTTTAACCATCTGTATTGTTAACTCAGTCATTTTTGGTAAATCTACATATTCTTTTAACTTTGGCTTCGTTAATATAGACTGGGCATGCTCTTTTATGTTTTCTGCATGGTCTCCTATTCTTTCAAGGTCTCTGTTTACAAACAAGTCCATTGCAAGCATTCTTAAATATTTTGCCTCCGGCTGAAATCTTGCCATGGTTGTTATTATCAATGATTCATTTTCTACTTCCATCTGGTCAACTATACTTTCATTTTCTTCAACATATTTTAAATACTCCGGGTTATGCTCTATGATAGCTTTTATTGAGTTATCTATCATATTTTCTACAATTTCAGCCATTTTTAAAAGTCTTTCTTTGATTTCATTTAATCTTGGTTCTATTAACATGCAATATCCTCCTTCATAATTACTTATTGAATTTTTTAAAAAGTCTCATCTTAACCAAATTTACCTGAAACATAATCTTCTGTAAGTTTTTTACTTGGTTTAGTAAATATAATATCTGTTAAATCAAATTCAATAAGCTCTCCAAGATACATAAATGCAGTGTAGTCTGAAACCCTTGCTGCCTGTTGCATGTTATGGGTAACAATAATTATAGTATGATTTTTCTTTAATTCAACTATAAGCTCTTCTATCTTTGATGTTGATATTGGGTCAAGTGCTGACGTTGGCTCGTCAAATAGTATGACTTCTGGTTTTACTGCTATTGCTCTTGCTATACATAACCTTTGTTGCTGCCCACCTGACAAAGAAAAAGCTGATGCATTAAGTCTATCTTTTACTTCGTCCCAGAGTGCAGCATCTTTTAAAGCTTCTTCAACTCTGTTTTGTAGCTCTGTTTTGTTTTTAATTCCTTGAAGTCTCAGTCCATATGCGACGTTATCAAATATAGACATTGGAAACGGCGTTGGTTTTTGGAACACCATACCAATTTTACTTCTTAAGATCATCAAATCTACATCTTTTGCAAGAATATTTTTGCCTTCAAATATTATTTCTCCTTCATATCTGTTGCCCGGGTATAGGTCATGCATTCTGTTAAAACATCTAAGTAGTGTAGTTTTACCACATCCAGAGGGTCCAATCAGTGCTGTAATCTTATTTTCATAAACCGGCATGTTTATATTTTTTAAAGCCTGTTTATTGCCAGCATAATAAAAATTTAAGTTTTTAACTTGTAATTTTACATTTTCAGACATTTAGTTTTCCTCCTAAGAGTGTTTTTTCCTTTGGATTAAGTATCTTGCTGTGATTGATGCAATCAATACGAAAAATGTAAGAATAAATGATGCTGCCCATGCTTGTCTGTGCCATTCATCATACGGTCCCATGGCATATTGGAAGACCGTAACTGTTAAAGATGCCATCGGTTGTGTGATATTGTAGGTTGTAAAGTTGTTGTTAAATGATGTGAATAATAATGGTGCAGTTTCTCCGGATATTCTTGCTACTCCAAGAATTACACCTGTTAAAACTCCTACTTTAGCAGCCTTTAAAACAACTTGAAAGCTAACCTGCCATGGCTGAGCTCCAAGAGCGTAAGCTGCTTCTCTTGTTTCCCGTGGAACTAATTTCATCATCTCGTCAGTTGTGATTACTATAACCGGTATCATAAGCAATGCAAGTGCTACAGAACCGGCTAT includes:
- the recN gene encoding DNA repair protein RecN → MLSEIRIKKFLYLKDVEISLSDRLNVFTGETGVGKSLIIDAISFVLGERGSFEENDYVELMFEADNQYAEDGILILARQVKNGKNIYYLNGRKVVKSIIGEISQNLIEIHGQHASQKLFDTDYQREIFDKFSKVEDKLEEFQKLYSEYTKVKKEYEDILSKQAENQRKIDFLTFQINELSSANIKPGEKHKLEEEYKYLSNIALIKEVVELSKSVLSIQDNSVLSNLSLVIKNISKISDLSESLSKVLQNLEEAKALIEDAFYKLEDTDFYADDYKLREVEERLNLINNLERKYHVEADEMSNLLQSLNDELSTLMSLEDKLPELEDRLKTLENKINQLADEISSIRKSKVREFEDLVVEGLKDLAFKTPIFKVKIEEKPIDRYGKDKITFYFSANLGFEPRPLSEVASGGEISRISLILKLISKKSVKTLIFDEIDTGIGGKTAIEMAKKLKELSKDFQVILITHLPQIAVVGDRHFYISKEIEDGKTVAKVSLLEEDRSHEIARMLTGMIDENSLNLAKQLLKEGEKWTR
- the phoU gene encoding phosphate signaling complex protein PhoU, producing the protein MLIEPRLNEIKERLLKMAEIVENMIDNSIKAIIEHNPEYLKYVEENESIVDQMEVENESLIITTMARFQPEAKYLRMLAMDLFVNRDLERIGDHAENIKEHAQSILTKPKLKEYVDLPKMTELTIQMVKDAIKAFAENDTNLARDVIKRDDTIDALEDQIIRELYTYMVEDPSTIKVGLRLIDVVKNIERVADIATNLAEEVIYMKEGKMLRHQELDENGK
- the pstB gene encoding phosphate ABC transporter ATP-binding protein PstB; translated protein: MSENVKLQVKNLNFYYAGNKQALKNINMPVYENKITALIGPSGCGKTTLLRCFNRMHDLYPGNRYEGEIIFEGKNILAKDVDLMILRSKIGMVFQKPTPFPMSIFDNVAYGLRLQGIKNKTELQNRVEEALKDAALWDEVKDRLNASAFSLSGGQQQRLCIARAIAVKPEVILFDEPTSALDPISTSKIEELIVELKKNHTIIIVTHNMQQAARVSDYTAFMYLGELIEFDLTDIIFTKPSKKLTEDYVSGKFG
- the uvrA gene encoding excinuclease ABC subunit UvrA, encoding MDKIVIHGARQHNLKNIDLELPKNKLIVITGPSGSGKSSLAFDTIYAEGQRRYVESLSAYARQFLGVMEKPDVDSIEGLSPAIAIDQKTTSKNPRSTVGTITEIYDYLRLLFARVGKPHCPECGVEISSQSAQEISESIMSLPEGTKIQIIAPIIRGQKGEHKDTLEKLKRLGYPRLRIDGEVYLTEEVPKLDKNKKHTIEVVIDRVVIKEGSRTRVNDSVEQALKLSDGLAVVNLVDEGKDIIYSEKFACPIHNFSIPELSPRLFSFNSPYGACPTCKGLGVIHKIDENLLIDEERVATEAFRIAENISFKYIKAMVSDYLTFNRIPRLKKFKELPQHVKKEILYGGRYFEGVIPHLERKFLETDNEKYREEIGKYIKEIQCPECKGARLRKEALTVLVNGKNIYDVVKMDIAKAFEFFQEYESIPKTEKEKLISEKIVKEIKERLKFLLDVGLDYLTLDRTATTLSGGESQRIRLATQIGSKLSGVLYVLDEPSIGLHPRDTEKLINTLKELRDLGNTVIVVEHDPETIEEADYIVDIGPGSGVYGGYITAVGTVEEIKNNPNSLTGKYLSGKLKIPLPAKRRPPNDDKYLIIRGAKEHNLKNIDVKIPLGLFVAITGISGSGKSTLIYDILWQAAKNRFHGSNEYVGKHEKIEGWEHIDKVINVDQSPIGRTPRSNPATYTKVFDLIRELYASTPEAKIRGYDPGRFSFNVKGGRCEACQGEGVVKIEMHFLPDIYVTCEVCGGKRYNKETLSVLYKGKSIADVLDMTVAEALEFFENIPSIRNKLKLLHDVGLDYIKLGQPATTLSGGEAQRIKLSRELSKRDTGKTLYLLDEPTTGLHSHDVAKLIQVLNKLVEKGNTVVVIEHNLDVIKCADWIIDLGPEGGDRGGYIVAEGTPDMVANNETSYTGKFLKKYLK
- a CDS encoding ATP-binding protein, which translates into the protein MESNTLKDQHLDYEILISFLDYLKEGVIVVDENKNILFVNRFAQRFLNTPDYEGKHFKEVINDNYLYSIISHDYDKDTKLEVNIDSSKYLVNVYHIKGKKIIHLQDITPFEIYKQAKKDFVSNVSHELKTPISVLKSAMETIEEEIKDSNILKFVDMAKKRINQMDSLINDLLILARLESQEDLVNKRKYLLYKQVEDIFEDLQHLTKDKNIKLINNVPKNFEVYADEQKLSIALKNLIENAIKYNVQNGTVEVNAKTDGKYDIISVIDTGIGIPPESIPLVFERFYRVDKSRSRNIGGTGLGLSIVKHITEAHKGKVWVESQVGKGSKFYIKIPKT
- the pstA gene encoding phosphate ABC transporter permease PstA, whose protein sequence is MVKRKLENYIFLTLSGFSALLGLFFLFWILGDLLINGFKYINLDLFTKDPVPPGMEGGGLKHAFIGHLIITTLGTMIGTPIGILAGIFFAEYGQNSKVFKIARNIVDIMVSNPSIVIGAVVYAILVYPVGHFMGIAGSVALALLMIPVIVITTDEMMKLVPRETREAAYALGAQPWQVSFQVVLKAAKVGVLTGVILGVARISGETAPLLFTSFNNNFTTYNITQPMASLTVTVFQYAMGPYDEWHRQAWAASFILTFFVLIASITARYLIQRKKHS